Proteins encoded together in one Camelina sativa cultivar DH55 chromosome 9, Cs, whole genome shotgun sequence window:
- the LOC104710782 gene encoding zinc finger RNA-binding protein-like → MGYNSQWQQPPAPEMNQLTAVDAYYDSYYGYYANPDPNQQTHGESLAFAIPPPPGVVDPTAATIATTTSDVTVDTTPCYTLDSNTQNWTWREAVHMYGTDPLAITGPDPTGQPHSIYPPDISWTGYVVQAQLPGVKKPSKKGKVVQSAYCEVCKVHCNGPSVFEQHILGKKHLKNLEKLKTCLASSNTASSLSGPTIAAPLIGPQENPCKSKARKKGAESTLEDLETKRRRVVECGVSNESVRLCRICNVVCNSEKVYNNHLAGQKHAAKAAKAPVNTDS, encoded by the exons atgggTTACAACAGCCAGTGGCAACAACCGCCGGCACCGGAAATGAATCAGTTGACGGCGGTTGATGCGTATTACGATTCCTATTATGGTTACTACGCAAATCCAGACCCTAATCAGCAAACCCATGGTGAATCCTTAGCTTTTGCAATTCCACCACCGCCTGGAGTTGTTGATCCTACGGCGGCTACGATTGCCACTACCACGTCGGATGTGACTGTAGATACGACGCCGTGTTACACATTGGATTCGAATACTCAGAACTGGACTTGGCGAGAGGCTGTTCATATGTATGGCACCGATCCCCTTGCGATAACAGGACCT GATCCCACAGGGCAACCTCATAGCATATACCCGCCAGATATCTCTTGGACCGGCTACGTAGTTCAAGCTCAACTTCCCGGAGTGAAGAAACCGTCAAAGAAGGGAAAAGTTGTTCAATCTGCTTACTGTGAAGTTTGTAAAGTTCACTGTAACGGTCCGAGTGTGTTCGAGCAACACATATTGGGGAAGAAACACCTTAAGAACTTGGAGAAGTTAAAAACATGCTTAGCGTCATCTAACACGGCTTCTTCTTTGTCTGGACCAACCATTGCAGCCCCTTTGATAGGACCACAAGAGAATCCGTGTAAGAGCAAGGCTAGGAAGAAAGGTGCCGAATCAACACTAGAAGATCTAGAGACAAAGAGACGGAGAGTCGTTGAATGTGGGGTTTCAAATGAGTCAGTTAGATTGTGTAGAATATGCAACGTGGTTTGTAATAGCGAGAAGGTTTACAACAATCATTTAGCCGGTCAGAAGCATGCCGCTAAGGCAGCGAAGGCCCCTGTAAATACAGACTCTTGA